In a genomic window of Thermosynechococcus sp. CL-1:
- the rpsG gene encoding 30S ribosomal protein S7 has protein sequence MSRRTRAQKRPTAPDPVYNNVLVNMLIQRIMLNGKKSLASRIVYDAMKTVQERTGEDALQIFERAVKNATPLVEVKARRVGGATYQVPMEVRPDRGVALALRWLVQFSRKRAGRSMSAKLANELMDAANETGSTIRKREETHKMAEANKAFAHYRY, from the coding sequence ATGTCTCGTCGCACTCGCGCTCAAAAACGGCCTACTGCCCCTGATCCCGTCTATAACAACGTGCTGGTGAATATGTTAATCCAGCGGATTATGCTCAATGGCAAAAAATCCCTTGCCAGCCGCATTGTCTATGACGCGATGAAAACCGTACAGGAGCGCACCGGCGAGGATGCTCTGCAAATTTTTGAGCGGGCAGTAAAAAATGCAACGCCCCTAGTGGAAGTGAAAGCCCGCCGTGTGGGGGGTGCCACCTACCAAGTGCCGATGGAAGTTCGTCCCGATCGCGGCGTCGCCTTGGCTTTGCGCTGGTTAGTGCAATTTTCTCGCAAACGAGCCGGTCGTTCGATGTCCGCCAAGCTGGCTAATGAATTGATGGATGCCGCCAATGAAACCGGCAGCACCATTCGTAAACGGGAAGAAACCCACAAAATGGCAGAAGCCAACAAGGCCTTTGCCCACTATCGCTACTAA